A portion of the Carya illinoinensis cultivar Pawnee chromosome 11, C.illinoinensisPawnee_v1, whole genome shotgun sequence genome contains these proteins:
- the LOC122280608 gene encoding flavonoid 3'-monooxygenase CYP75B137-like, with amino-acid sequence MGWWRSYADDERFSSSTLTILIGIFALLWLAVKKQRKAAIPPLPPGPRGLPIVGYLPFVGTELHKQFQQLGGIYGPIFKVWLGNKLSIVISSPSLIKEVVRDQDAIFSNRDNNVVGRTVTYGGVDIALSLNSPDWKMLRKIFVREMLSTTNLDSTFVLRREEIRNTIRNVYDKKGTHIDLGDLAFVTVMNTIMNMLWGGTLRGEEGAKFGAEFKHIFAELVMILGKPNVSDLFPALACFDLQGIGRKAKRISKTVDRVLDYAIDKQIKSLAKAKEEGTKNTGQKDFLQVLLELREQDDGAPSMSMIQIKALVFDIVIGTTDTTTTMSEWVMARLLKHPEIMRKVTEELTEIVGLDNLVEESHLPKLHYLEAVIKETFRLHPANPFLLLRTPSESSTIGGYHVPKGSSIYLHIWAVQRDPKYWDNPLEFEPERFLNNAYGKFDYSGNNFKYLPFGSGRRICAGLALGERTLKYILASLLHSYEWKLPQGSEIEFSDTFGIITKKKNPTIAIPTPRLSKSELYTE; translated from the exons ATGGGATGGTGGAGGTCCTATGCTGATGACGAGAGATTTTCTAGCTCAACTCTCACTATTTTGATTGGTATATTTGCGCTGTTATGGTTGGCCgtcaaaaaacaaagaaaggctGCAATACCTCCATTGCCACCAGGTCCTCGTGGCTTGCCAATAGTCGGGTACCTTCCATTTGTAGGTACAGAACTTCATAAGCAATTTCAGCAACTGGGTGGAATCTATGGCCCCATCTTTAAGGTTTGGCTGGGAAATAAATTGTCCATTGTGATTAGCTCACCATCGCTTATTAAGGAAGTTGTTCGTGACCAAGATGCAATATTTTCCAATCGTGATAATAACGTAGTTGGACGTACTGTCACATATGGGGGAGTTGATATTGCTCTTTCCTTAAATTCTCCTGACTGGAAGATGTTGCGGAAGATATTTGTGAGAGAGATGTTAAGCACAACAAATCTTGATAGTACCTTTGTTTTACGAAGAGAAGAGATAAGGAacacaattagaaatgtgtatgaCAAAAAAGGCACCCACATAGATTTAGGGGACTTGGCATTTGTAACAGTGATGAATACCATCATGAACATGCTGTGGGGTGGCACACTACGTGGAGAGGAAGGGGCTAAGTTTGGAGCAGAGTTTAAGCATATCTTTGCAGAATTAGTGATGATTCTTGGAAAACCAAACGTTTCAGATCTTTTCCCGGCTTTAGCATGTTTTGATTTACAAGGGATCGGAAGGAAAGCAAAGAGAATTTCTAAAACCGTTGATAGAGTACTTGATTATGCCATTGACAAACAGATCAAGAGTTTGGCCAAAGCCAAAGAAGAAGGAACGAAAAATACAGGACAAAAAGACTTTTTGCAAGTTCTCTTGGAACTAAGGGAGCAGGACGACGGTGCACCATCAATGAGCATGATCCAAATCAAGGCCTTGGTTTTT GACATAGTGATAGGAACAACTGACACCACAACGACCATGTCGGAATGGGTGATGGCAAGGTTGTTGAAGCATCCAGAGATAATGAGAAAGGTTACTGAAGAATTAACAGAAATCGTGGGGTTGGACAACTTGGTTGAAGAATCTCATTTGCCCAAATTACATTATTTAGAAGCGGTTATTAAAGAGACGTTTCGTTTGCACCCAGCCAATCCTTTCCTATTACTTCGTACTCCAAGTGAATCCAGCACCATTGGAGGGTACCATGTACCCAAAGGTTCTAGTATTTATCTGCATATTTGGGCTGTACAAAGGGATCCAAAGTATTGGGACAATCCATTAGAATTTGAACCTGAAAGGTTCCTAAATAATGCTTATGGTAAGTTTGATTATTCGGGCAACAATTTTAAGTATCTTCCATTTGGGTCAGGGAGAAGAATATGCGCAGGGCTTGCACTGGGGGAGAGGACACTCAAATACATCTTGGCTTCACTTTTGCATTCCTATGAGTGGAAATTGCCACAAGGTTCAGAGATAGAATTTTCTGACACTTTCGGTATTATTACCAAGAAGAAGAATCCAACCATTGCAATTCCAACTCCAAGGTTATCCAAGTCTGAGCTGTATACAGAATAG
- the LOC122280920 gene encoding flavonoid 3'-monooxygenase CYP75B137-like: MGWWRSYVGDERFSSSTLTILIGIFVVLWLAIKEKRKTAASPLPPGPRGLPIVGYLPFVGTELHKKFQQLGGIYGPIYKVWLGNKLSIVISSPSLIKEVVRDQDAIFSNRDNNVVGRTVTHGGADIALSLNSPDWKMLRKIFVREMLSTSNLDSTFALRREEIRNTIRNVYDKKGTHIDLGDLAFVTVINTIMNMLWGGTLRGEERAKFGAEFKHIFAELVTILGKLNVSDLFPALACFDLQGIGRKAKRISETVDRVLDYAIDKQIKSLAKAKEEGTTSTGQKDFLQVLLELREQDDGAPSMSMIQIKALVFDIVIGTTDTTATMSEWVMARLLKHPEIMRKVTEELTEIVGLDNLVEESHLPKLHYLEAVIKETFRLHPATPFLLLRTPSESSIIGGYHVPKGSSIYLHIWAIQRDPKYWDNPLEFEPQRFLNNAYGKFDYSGNNFKYLPFGSGRRICAGLALGERTLKYILASLLHSYEWKLPLGSEIEFSDSFGIITKKKNPTIAIPTPRLSKSELYTE; encoded by the exons ATGGGATGGTGGAGGTCCTATGTTGGTGACGAGAGATTTTCTAGCTCAACTCTCACTATTTTGATTGGTATATTTGTGGTGTTATGGTTggctataaaagaaaaaagaaagactgCAGCATCTCCATTGCCACCAGGTCCCCGTGGCTTGCCAATAGTCGGGTACCTACCATTTGTAGGTACAGAACTTCATAAGAAATTTCAGCAACTGGGTGGGATCTATGGCCCCATTTATAAGGTTTGGCTGGGAAATAAATTGTCCATTGTGATTAGCTCACCATCGCTTATTAAGGAAGTTGTTCGTGACCAAGATGCAATATTTTCCAATCGTGATAATAATGTAGTTGGACGTACTGTCACACATGGGGGAGCTGATATTGCTCTTTCCTTAAATTCTCCTGATTGGAAGATGTTGCGGAAAATATTTGTGAGAGAGATGTTAAGCACATCAAATCTTGATAGTACCTTCGCTTTACGGAGAGAAGAGATAAGGAacacaattagaaatgtgtatgaCAAAAAAGGCACCCATATAGATTTAGGGGACTTGGCATTTGTAACAGTGATTAATACCATCATGAACATGCTGTGGGGTGGCACGCTACGTGGAGAGGAAAGGGCTAAGTTTGGAGCAGAGTTTAAGCATATCTTTGCAGAATTAGTGACGATTCTTGGAAAACTAAATGTTTCAGATCTTTTCCCGGCTTTAGCATGTTTTGATTTACAAGGGATCGGAAGGAAAGCAAAGAGAATTTCTGAAACCGTTGATAGAGTACTTGATTATGCCATTGACAAACAGATCAAGAGTCTGGCCAAAGCCAAAGAAGAGGGAACGACAAGTACAGGACAAAAGGACTTTTTGCAAGTTCTCTTGGAACTAAGGGAGCAGGACGACGGTGCACCCTCAATGAGCATGATCCAAATCAAGGCCTTGGTTTTT GACATAGTGATAGGAACAACTGACACCACAGCGACCATGTCGGAATGGGTGATGGCAAGGTTGTTGAAGCATCCAGAGATAATGAGAAAGGTCACTGAAGAATTAACAGAAATCGTGGGGTTGGACAACTTAGTCGAAGAATCTCATTTGCCCAAATTACATTATTTAGAAGCGGTTATTAAAGAGACGTTCCGTTTGCACCCAGCTACTCCTTTCCTATTACTTCGTACTCCAAGTGAATCCAGCATCATTGGAGGGTACCATGTACCCAAAGGTTCTAGTATTTACCTGCATATTTGGGCTATACAAAGGGATCCAAAGTATTGGGACAATCCATTAGAATTTGAACCTCAAAGGTTTCTAAATAATGCTTATGGTAAGTTTGATTATTCGGGCAACAATTTTAAGTATCTTCCATTTGGGTCAGGGAGAAGAATATGTGCAGGGCTTGCACTGGGGGAGAGGACACTCAAATACATCTTAGCTTCACTTTTGCATTCCTATGAGTGGAAATTGCCACTAGGTTCAGAGATAGAATTTTCTGACAGTTTCGGTATTATTACCAAGAAGAAGAATCCAACCATTGCAATTCCAACTCCAAGGTTATCCAAGTCTGAGCTTTATACAGAATAG